Genomic window (Streptomyces sp. NBC_00078):
CACGGCTACCCCTATTCCCGCCCGTCGCCCGGCCACCGCCCCGCAACGGGGCCCTCCGGGCCGGAGAAGGAGTCCCCCGCCTCCACCGTGATCGTCGAGATGCGCGAGGAGGTGTGGCAGGCGGCCGGATTCGCCCACCTCGACGAGACCGAGTCCGTCGAGCGCTGCGCCAAGACCTTCGCGGACGCGCTCAGCGGCCGGCCCCTGCGCTCCAACAAGTCGGCCTGGACGACCTTCCGCACGGTGACCAACGAGCACTGGTCGCACGGCAACATCGTGCTCCTCGGCGACGCCGCCCACACCGCCCACTTCTCCATCGGCTCCGGCACCAAGCTCGCCGTGGAGGACGCCCTCGCACTGACCGCCTGTCTGCAGGAACAGCCGTCCCTGGACAAGGCGTTGGCCGCCTACGAGGAGGAGCGCAGGCCCGTTGTCGCCTCCACCCAGCGGGCCGCCCGCGCCAGCCTGGAGTGGTTCGAGAACCTGCGCCTCCATCTCGACCAGCCGCCCCGCCAGTTCGCCTTCAACCTGCTCACCCGCAGCCGCCGCGTCACCCACGACAACCTCCGCCTGCGCGACTCCCGCTTCACCGGCGCCGTGGAGCACGAGTTCGGCTGCCCGCCCGGTACGCCCCCGATGTTCACCCCCTTCCGGCTGCGCGGTCTGACCCTGCGCAACCGGGTCGTGGTCTCACCCATGGACATGTACTCGGCCACCGACGGCGTTCCCGGCGACTTCCACCTCGTCCACCTGGGCGCGCGGGCGCTCGGCGGCGCCGGGCTGGTGATGACCGAGATGGTGTGCGTCAGCGCCGAGGGCCGGATCACGCCCGGCTGCACCGGCCTCTACACCGGCCGCCAGGGCGCGTCCTGGAAACGGATCGTCGACTTCGTGCACACCCGGTCCCCGGGCACCGCGATCGGCGTGCAGCTCGGTCACTCCGGCCGCAAGGGCTCGACCAAGCTGATGTGGGAGGGAATGGACGAGCCGCTTCAGGAGGGCAACTGGCCGCTGACGGCCGCCTCCCCGCTCCCGTACAAGCCGGACAGCCAGACCCCGCGAGAGCTGACCCGGGCTCAACTCACCGACATCTGCGAGCAGTTCACGTCGGCCGCCTGGCGTGCCGCCCGTGCAGGCTTCGACCTCCTCGAACTCCACTGCGCCCACGGCTATCTGCTCTCCGGCTTCCTCTCACCGCTGACCAACCGCCGCACCGACGCCTACGGCGGCTCGCTCGGCAAACGCCTGCGCTTCCCGCTGGAGGTCTTCGACGCCGTACGCGGGGTCTGGCCCGCGGAGAAGCCGATGACCGTCCGTATCTCCGCCACCGACTGGGCCGAGGGCGGCACGACGCCCGAGGACGCCGTCGAGATCGCCCGCGCCTTCGCCGCGCACGGCGTCGACGCGATCGACGTGTCGACGGGGCAGGTCGTGGCCGACGAGCGGCCGGAGTTCGGG
Coding sequences:
- a CDS encoding bifunctional salicylyl-CoA 5-hydroxylase/oxidoreductase produces the protein MTTSHPLRVAVIGGGPGGLYAAALLKRLDPAREITVWERNAPDDTFGFGVVLSDETLGGIEHADPVVYEAMQKDFVRWDDIDVVHRGVRHTSGGHGFAALGRRRLLEILHERCRALGVDLRFRSEAPYPDWLAEAYDLVIAADGVNSPTREAHVHVFRPQVTTHHCRYIWLAADFAFDAFRFEIAETEHGVMQLHGYPYSRPSPGHRPATGPSGPEKESPASTVIVEMREEVWQAAGFAHLDETESVERCAKTFADALSGRPLRSNKSAWTTFRTVTNEHWSHGNIVLLGDAAHTAHFSIGSGTKLAVEDALALTACLQEQPSLDKALAAYEEERRPVVASTQRAARASLEWFENLRLHLDQPPRQFAFNLLTRSRRVTHDNLRLRDSRFTGAVEHEFGCPPGTPPMFTPFRLRGLTLRNRVVVSPMDMYSATDGVPGDFHLVHLGARALGGAGLVMTEMVCVSAEGRITPGCTGLYTGRQGASWKRIVDFVHTRSPGTAIGVQLGHSGRKGSTKLMWEGMDEPLQEGNWPLTAASPLPYKPDSQTPRELTRAQLTDICEQFTSAAWRAARAGFDLLELHCAHGYLLSGFLSPLTNRRTDAYGGSLGKRLRFPLEVFDAVRGVWPAEKPMTVRISATDWAEGGTTPEDAVEIARAFAAHGVDAIDVSTGQVVADERPEFGRSYQTPYADRIRHSVGVPVITVGAISSWDDVNSLILAGRADLCALARPHLYDPHWTLHAAAEQGYDGPGVSWPVPYRAGSRRPQTGRTDAPKPRLTLGI